CTTTATCAATGACTTTATGGCTGGAATTGAGTTTTGGACTTTTTTATAGGAATGTTTGCTCTTTGGTGCGCTTGTCACACTCTATCCAAACGTACTCCAAGCGCAAGGCAAGCGTCCACTTCAGAAAATGACGACAAATTCTCTTTGAGAATTCTTACGCCATTTTCTTCCAGTGGTCTTGCCTTCTGGTGCGCTTGTCGCACTCTCAAGTTGAGTTCGGACGCCAGACTTGAAGTCACTTCAGAAAATCCCAACGCACAGCTCCCTGTGCTTATGGTATTTTCCTCCAGCGATTCAAGTCTTTGACGGCGTCCTCACATCCTTACAGTTGAGTTCGGAAGGGTGAGGGGATGTCCTTTCAGAAAAGTTGAACGATCAGCAAGCCGATCTTTTCAACTTTTCTTCCAAGGAATCTCCCTCACTGATCCTTCCTCACATCCTATTCAAACCTGCTCCAGTCACAGGACGAACGTCCATTTCAAAAACTGCCAACGCTCAGGCTAGTTGAGTTTGGTTGCCAGACTTGAAGTCACTTCAGAAAATTCCAACGCACAGACTTGCTGTGCTTATGGTATTTTCCTCCAGTTGCTGTAGCTGTAGGAAGCAAAGCGACGTACAGATATAGTATGCGTAGCGATTCAAGTCTCTGACGGCACCCCCACATCCTTATAGCTTAGCTTATGACAGTTTTCTCCAGTGTTTTCGTCCTTTGGTGTGACTGTCGCACTCTATTGCTTTATTAGCTGTTTTTGTTTGCTATAATAAATATAGTTAATATTAAGAGAGGAAATAAACATGAAAGCTTATTCTTATCCCTTTCCCTTTGAATGTTCTAGTCAAGAGATTGCTGATGTGATTGCTTTATGGGTTGCCTTGGAGGCGGCTTATGAAGACGGTATTGACCGCCAGGAGTTTCTCGACAAGTACAAGGGCTTTAAGAAAATTATACCAAGTAAGATGGAAGAAAAACAATTAGCCAAGGAATTTGCCCAAGCGTCTGGCTATGAGCTCTATCCTACTGTGAAGAAAGCCCAGCAAGAATCCAGTAAAACAATAAAAATGCCCTAAAGTTTTTCACTCTTTTAAGTCTAGCATAAAGAAGTGTAGGACAGGATTAAATGGAAACTATCTATATTAAAGGAGGTAATCTTTTGGATTTAAATAAACGTGCCCAATTGGTGAGACAGTGGGTTTACCAAGCTGCTGATCAGATCCATGAAGGTTTGAAGAATCCCTTGATCGTTAAAACCAAGTCCAACCCTAAAGACCTAGTGACTAATCTCGATCAATCGACCGAAAAATTTATCCGCAGTCAGATTAAGACCCACTTTCCTAATGATAAGATCTTAGGTGAGGAGGGCGGGCAAGGTCAGATTGATAACTTGCAAGGGCCAGTCTGGATCATTGATCCTATTGATGGGACCACAAATTTTGTCTGCCAGCATAATCACTTTGCTATTATGGTGGCCTTTGCCTTGGACGGGGATGTCCAACTTGGCGCCATCTATGACGTGATGAACGACGATTATTTTTCAGCCGTCAAGGGCCAAGGAATACAACGTAATGGTCAAGCCTACCAGGTCCCTTATGACGATTTAGCCATTAGTGAGAGTTTGATCGCCCTTAACCGACAAATCTTACTCGATGACCGCTACCATGCTAAAGACCTGGTTAGTCAGTCCCTAGGGATTCGCTACAACGGCAGTGCGGGTTTGGAAATTCTCAATGTCCTAAAAGGGGAATTGTCTCTATATGCCGCCTTAGCCCTCAAGCCCTGGGATTTAGCGGCAGGGGTGGCCCTGGTCAATGAAAGTCCTTTGAAACTGACCCAGCTCGATGGCCAAGCGCTTAACCTCATGCAGGCCAATGCTTCTGTGATTGCCTATCCTAGTGCCTATCAGACCTTCCGTGACCTCTATGACCGTTCAGTACAAGAAGGTGATTAGGCGAGTCTCTCTTGTCCAGGGGCTGCTAACTATGCTTTTACTTGACCGCAGTCAGGTTGAGAAATGCTGTTTTTTCCTAGTTGATAAAAAAACTAGGATTTTAGGCAGATGAGTGTTACAATGAGTCGTCTGTAAAAACCAAAAGCATTAACAGAAAATCAAAACAAGTTCATTATTATTTTGTTTGGAGGAATTAAAATAATGGGAAATCGCAATGATATTCGTAACGTCGCAATTATTGCTCACGTTGACCACGGGAAGACAACGTTGGTGAACCAACTCTTAGAAGAATCAGATACACTGGATGAGCGTACCCAGCTGGCTGACCGTGCCATGGATTCCAATGCGATTGAACGTGAACGCGGAATTACTATCTTAGCCAAGAACACCGCGGTGAACTACAAGGGCACCCGGATTAACATTATGGACACTCCCGGCCACGCCGACTTCGGTGGGGAAGTTGAACGGATTATGACCATGGTGGATGGCGTAGTTTTAGTGGTTGACGCCTTTGAAGGCACCATGCCCCAAACCCGTTTCGTCCTACAAAAGGCCTTTGAAGCGGGTAAACCAGCTGTGGTCGTGGTGAATAAAATCGATAAACCCGCAGCCCGTCCCTTAGAAGTGGTTGATGAAGTCTTAGACCTCTTCATCGAACTGGGAGCTGATGAGAGCCAAATTGAATTCCCAGTGGTTTATGCTTCAGCTGTGAACGGGACTTCAAGTCTAGCTCCAGATCCCCAAAAACAAGAAAAGACCATGGATCCGCTCTTTGATAGTATTCTGGAAAATATTCCTGCCCCAGAAGATAATGAAGATGAACCCCTCCAATTCCAAGTCTGCATGCTCGATTATAATGACTATGTAGGTCGTATCGGAGTGGGCCGGGTCTTCCGTGGAACCATTCGAGTAGGCGATACCGTGACCTTAAACAAGTTAGACGGTAGTCAAAAGAACTTCCGGGTCACTAAATTATTCGGTTATCTCGGTTTAGACCGGATTGAAATTGATGAAGCCAAGGCCGGCGACATCATTGCCGTTTCCGGGATGGAAGATATCTACGTGGGTGAAACCGTGACCGATACTGAAGTTCAAGAAACCCTACCAGCCTTACACATTGACGAACCTACCCTACAAATGACCTTCTTAACCAATGACTCACCATTTGCTGGTCGTGAAGGGGATAAGGTGACCGCACGTAAGATTGAAGAACGCTTGAAATATGAACTTCACACCGATGTTTCCTTACGGGTTGAAGATACCGACCAACCAGACCAATGGGTCGTTTCTGGTCGTGGGGAACTCCACCTTTCTATCTTGATTGAAAACATGCGTCGTGAAGGCTTCGAACTTCAAGTTTCACGGCCTAAAGTTATCCGCAAGGTAATCGATGGGGTAGAATGTGAACCTTTTGAAGCAGTACAAATCGATACCCCAGAAGAATACCAAGGAGCTGTGATTCAGTCCTTAAATGAACGTCACGGGACCATGCGTAATATGGAAAACACTGGACGGGGAACCGCGCGTTTAGAGTACTTAGTGCCTTCCCGGGGAATGATTGGTTACTCTACTGAATTTGTGCAAATGACCCATGGTTACGGGATCTTAAACCATACCTTTGAACAATACCAAGCTGTCATTAAGGAAGAAATTGGTGGCCGGCGTAATGGGGCCTTAGTTTCTACCGAAACTGGTAAGGCTACCACTTATGGGATCATGCAGGTTGAAGACCGCGGGACCATCTTTGTTGAACCAGGGACTGAAGTCTATGAAGGCATGATTGTCGGAGAAAATGCCCGTGAAGCGGACATTGACGTGAATATTGTTCGTTCTAAGAACTTAACTAACGTCCGTTCAGCAACCAAGGACCAAACCGCTACCATCAAGGCACCGCGGATCCTAAACCTGGAACAATCGCTTGAATTTATGGATGACGATGAATACTGTGAAGTGACTCCAGAAAATGTGCGTCTCCGTAAACAAATCTTAAACAAGAGCGAACGGGCCCGTTACAATAAACGTAAAAAGAAAAATGACTAAGGATGCTGATTGAAGTGGACTAGTCGAATAAAGGTTGAGACTTTTGTCTTGGCCTTTTTCTTTTAGACTCATTATTTTTCCTTAGGGCTATGCTATAATTGAAAAATAGGTCAGCATGTAATCTTTAATTTATAGAATATAATCAATGAGGAGCGTTTTGATGCGATTGATTCATTCAGCTAGTCAAGGCAAGGCTAGCCAAGCAAAATCCAATAAAAAAAGTAAAAAAGCCAGAAAAAAAGCCAAGTTTTCCCATCCGATTTTTCAAAACTTTTCCTGGGGTTTAAACCAGCATATTCTGATTCCTAGTTTTCTCTTGCTAGTGCTCGGTCTGATTGGGGTCTTTTCGGCTTCAAGCTACCGGTCTCTCCAGGAAACTGGCTATGAATCGGCCACCACTTATATTGTCCGCCAGGTTGTTTTTGCCTTCATTGGGACAGTTGTTGGCTTGGTGACTTATCGTTTTAAGCCTGATTACTTCAGAAAACCTAAGTTCAGAAGTGGCTTGCTCCTAGTGATGACGGTCCTCCTCTTGGTGGTGCGCTTCCTGATGCCAGCCATTAATGGGGCCAAGGGCTGGATTATTTTGGGGCCGATTTCGATTCAACCGGTCGAGTTTCTTAAGCCCGTGATGATTCTGCTCTGGGCCGATTATCTAGACCGCCACCGTCTGGCGATCTTGAATAAGGGCTTCTTTAAGACGGTGAAGGCCAACCTGGTCCTTCCTTTGGCCTTGTTTTTCTGGCTGGGGCTGGTCCTCACTTTCCCAGATACTGGGGGAGTCCTCCTACTAGGCTTAATCTTAGGGGGCATGACCTTAGCTTCAGGCATTTCCAGTAAGTATACTCTTAGAACCCTGGGACTAGGCGCCTTAGCTTATGTCCTCGTGATTGGTCTCTTGAACCTCTTTGATTTTTCGGGCTCAGGGGACGTCAACTACCGGATACAGCGCTTTATTTCCTTTACTGATCCCTTCAAAGTCGCCAAGACTTCGGGACTGCAATTAGTTAATTCCTTCTATGCCTTAGCCATGGGGGGCTTACTGGGGCAAGGACCGGGGAACAGTATCCAAAAGACCGGCTACCTGCCTGAAGCCCATACCGACTTTATCATGGCGATCATCGGTGAAGAGTACGGCTTTATAGGCCTCTTTGTGATCTTGGCCCTTTATTTCTATCTCACCTTCTATATTTTTTACCGGGCTAAGAAAATTCAAAATAATTTCTACCAATTGGTCATGATTGGCGTGGGTTTCTATTTCCTCAGCCAGGCCATTGTCAACCTGGGCGGGATTACTGGTCTTATCCCCATTACCGGGGTTACCTTCCCCTTTATTTCCTACGGGGGTTCCTCAATCATGACAACTGGAATTATGGTAGGATTGGCCCTAGCCATTGACTACCGTAACCGCCGCATGGTGCTTGCTCAACAGCTTTCTTAATTTCTTGTGTTATAATGAGACTATTATAACCGCTTTCATAGGCAAAGCTAATTCAAGCATTAACGGAGGGAATATTATGATAAAAAAAGTCTTAGTCGCCAACCGTGGCGAGATTGCGATTCGGGTCTTTCGGGCCTGTTATGAATTAGGCATTGAAACTGTGGCTATCTTCGCCCGTGAAGATGAAACCAGTGTCCACCGTTTTAAGGCTGATGAATCCTACCTGGTTGGCGCCGGCAAGAAACCTGTTGATGCCTATTTAGACATTGAAGATATTATCCGCATCGCTAAGGAAACCCAGGCTGATGCCATCCATCCCGGCTATGGCTTTCTCTCTGAAAATCAAGAATTTGCTAGTCGCTGTCGGGAAGAGGGGATTATCTTCATTGGACCAAATACCGATACCCTAGACATGTTTGGGGACAAGATTAAGGCCAAGGCGGCTGCCCATCAGGCGGGCATCCAAGAAGTTCCCGGGACTGAAGGGGACGTGGAATCGGTTGAAGAGGTCAAGATTTTTGCTAAGAAGGCTGGTTATCCGATTATGGTTAAGGCCGCTCTAGGTGGCGGTGGCCGTGGTATGCGGGTCGTTCGTTCTGACGATGAAGTGGAAGAAGCCTATAATACCGCTAAAAGTGAAGCCAAGACTGCCTTTGGATCCGACGAAATTTATGCGGAAAAATACATTGAAAACCCTAAGCATATTGAAGTCCAAATCTTAGGTGACCAGGCCGGCAATGTGGTCCACCTATGGGAGCGGGACTGTTCGATCCAGCGCCGCCACCAAAAAGTGGTAGAAATGGCGCCTTCCGTTTCCTTAGACCATGACTTAAGACTACGAATTTGCCAAGCAGCTCGGCAATTGATGGTCAATGTGGGCTATGTTAACGCGGGGACTGTGGAATTCCTGGTTTCTGGTGATGACTTCTACTTTATTGAAGTCAATCCCCGGGTCCAAGTGGAACATACGGTCAGTGAAGAAATAACCGGTATCGACATTGTCCAAGCTCAGATCCAAATCGCAGCGGGGAAGACTTTAGAGGAAATTGGAATTCCTAAGCAGGAAGACATGCCTCTGATTGGTTATTCCATCCAATGTCGGATCACGACTGAAGACCCGGCCAACCATTTCTTCCCTGATACCGGGAAAATTAATACTTATCGGTCACCAGGTGGATTTGGCCTGCGTTTAGATGCCGGGAATGGTTATACCAATACCGAAGTGTCGCCTTACTACGATTCCCTCTTAACCAAGCTGGTTTCCCATTCCATGACCTTTGAAGACACGGTGCGCAAGATGGTCCGGGGGCTACGGGAATACCGGATCCGGGGCGTCCACAATAATATTCCTTTCTTAATGAATGTGCTCACCCATCCGACTTTCACCAGTGGCCAAGCCACCACAACCTTTATCGACAATACACCAGAACTTTTCGACTTTCCTAAGGAACGTAACCGTGACCGGGGCAATAAGATCCTCCAATATATTGGGGATACCACGGTCAATGGTTTCCCAGGCTTACAACAAAAAGATAAGCCCCACTACCGTCCGGCCCATATTCCTGACATAGAGGAAGTGACCGTAGACCGACCAAGTGCCAAACAGGTCCTCGACCAAGCGGGCGTTTCCGGCGTCCAACGCTATATCCATGACACTAAGGAAGTCCTCCTAACCGAAACCACCATGCGGGACGCCCACCAAAGTCTGATTGCGACCCGGATGCGGACGAGAGATATGCTCAAGGCCGCTGAACAAATGGAAGCGGCTAACCCGGCCATCTTCTCCCAAGAAGTCTGGGGCGGGGCGACCTTTGATACGGCCTATCGTTTCTTAACCGAAGACCCTTGGGTACGCTTAGAGAAACTTCGTCAGGCTATGCCCAATACCCTTCTGCAAATGCTCTTTCGAGGGTCCAATGCGGTGGGCTATACCGCCTATCCGGACAATGTTTTACGGGCATTTATTAAACAAGCGGCAGAAACGGGGATCGATGTCTTTCGAATCTTTGACAGTTTGAACTGGTCCAAGCAAATTGAACGGCCCTTAGAGTTTGTCAAGGAAACTGGAAAGATTGCCGAAGCAGCCATGTGTTATACCGGGGATATCTTAGATCCTAATCGCAGCAAGTATGACCTCAATTACTATATCAACTTAGCCAAGGAACTCCAAACTATGGGAGCGGATATTATTGCCATTAAGGATATGGCGGGGCTCTTGAAGCCACAAGCAGCCTATGTCTTGATTTCTGAATTAAAGGACAAAATCGATGTACCGATCCATCTTCATACCCATGACACCTCAGGAAATGGGATTATGATGTATTCGGAAGCGGTTCGGGCTGGCATCGATATTGTGGACGTGGCCACTTCAGCCTTCTCCTCAACCACCAGCCAACCAAGTATGACCAGTTTCTACTATGCCTTGGAACACAATGACCGTAAGCCAACAATTAACGTGAAGAATGCCCAAGCCATGAACCAATACTGGTCAGGTGTGCGGACCTATTATGAAGATTTCGCCTCTGGATTAAAAACCCCAGAAACCGAAATTTACCGGACCGAAATGCCAGGAGGCCAGTATACCAACCTCCAACAACAGGCTGCTTCTGTTGGCTTAGGCGACCGTTGGGAAGAAGTCAAGGTCATGTACCACGATGTCAACTTGCTCTTTGGCGACATTGTCAAGGTAACCCCCTCCTCTAAGGTGGTCGGTGATATGGCCCTTTTCATGGTCCAAAATGACTTATCCATTGAAGACTTCTACGAAAAGGGCAAGACCATCGATTTTCCTGATTCCGTGATTGAATTCTTCCAAGGAAAATTGGGTCAACCAGCAGGCGGTTTTCCAGCAGACGTTCGCGAGATCATCCTCAAAGGCGCTGACTATACCGAAGAACGTCCTGGCGATCTCTTAGAACCGGTTGATTTTGATCAAGTTAAGGCAGAACTAAGTGAAAAATTAGGCGATGAAGTCGACAATAAAGATGTGCTCGGCTATCTCATGTACCCCAAAGTCTTCACCGACTACCGGGAGAAGATTGCTCGTTATAGTGACATCTCGAATGTCGATACGCCTACCTTCTTTAATGGAATGCGCCAAGGTGAAACCATTACCGTTGAAATTGAAAAGGGCAAGGTCCTCCTCATTCGCCTGATTGAAATTGGGGAAGCCGATCACTCTGGGCAACGGATTATCTACTTCGACTTGAATGGTCAACGGCGGGAAATTGCCGTCCAAGACGCCCACTACACCAATGTGGTGGCCAGTCGTCCCAAGGCAGATACCAATAATCCCAACCATATTGCAGCAACTATGCCCGGGTCGATTCTCAAGGTGGAAATCAATGAAGGCGACCATGTCAGTGCTGGCCAAGTGGTCCTAGTGACTGAAGCCATGAAGATGGAAACCACCATCAAGGCACCAAAGGCGGGTAAGGTCCGTCAAGTCACTGTCCAAGCCGGCGAACAAGTTGAAATCGGAGACCTATTGATTGAACTAGAAACTGAATAAGACAAAGGATCATTTAAGAGAAAGGAGCCTGGTGCCATGACCAATTCTCATACCCAACGGCAAGAACTCGTCGTCTGGTTGAATTCCACCCAA
The nucleotide sequence above comes from Aerococcus urinae. Encoded proteins:
- a CDS encoding FtsW/RodA/SpoVE family cell cycle protein, with protein sequence MRLIHSASQGKASQAKSNKKSKKARKKAKFSHPIFQNFSWGLNQHILIPSFLLLVLGLIGVFSASSYRSLQETGYESATTYIVRQVVFAFIGTVVGLVTYRFKPDYFRKPKFRSGLLLVMTVLLLVVRFLMPAINGAKGWIILGPISIQPVEFLKPVMILLWADYLDRHRLAILNKGFFKTVKANLVLPLALFFWLGLVLTFPDTGGVLLLGLILGGMTLASGISSKYTLRTLGLGALAYVLVIGLLNLFDFSGSGDVNYRIQRFISFTDPFKVAKTSGLQLVNSFYALAMGGLLGQGPGNSIQKTGYLPEAHTDFIMAIIGEEYGFIGLFVILALYFYLTFYIFYRAKKIQNNFYQLVMIGVGFYFLSQAIVNLGGITGLIPITGVTFPFISYGGSSIMTTGIMVGLALAIDYRNRRMVLAQQLS
- a CDS encoding inositol monophosphatase family protein, with product MDLNKRAQLVRQWVYQAADQIHEGLKNPLIVKTKSNPKDLVTNLDQSTEKFIRSQIKTHFPNDKILGEEGGQGQIDNLQGPVWIIDPIDGTTNFVCQHNHFAIMVAFALDGDVQLGAIYDVMNDDYFSAVKGQGIQRNGQAYQVPYDDLAISESLIALNRQILLDDRYHAKDLVSQSLGIRYNGSAGLEILNVLKGELSLYAALALKPWDLAAGVALVNESPLKLTQLDGQALNLMQANASVIAYPSAYQTFRDLYDRSVQEGD
- a CDS encoding pyruvate carboxylase, whose product is MIKKVLVANRGEIAIRVFRACYELGIETVAIFAREDETSVHRFKADESYLVGAGKKPVDAYLDIEDIIRIAKETQADAIHPGYGFLSENQEFASRCREEGIIFIGPNTDTLDMFGDKIKAKAAAHQAGIQEVPGTEGDVESVEEVKIFAKKAGYPIMVKAALGGGGRGMRVVRSDDEVEEAYNTAKSEAKTAFGSDEIYAEKYIENPKHIEVQILGDQAGNVVHLWERDCSIQRRHQKVVEMAPSVSLDHDLRLRICQAARQLMVNVGYVNAGTVEFLVSGDDFYFIEVNPRVQVEHTVSEEITGIDIVQAQIQIAAGKTLEEIGIPKQEDMPLIGYSIQCRITTEDPANHFFPDTGKINTYRSPGGFGLRLDAGNGYTNTEVSPYYDSLLTKLVSHSMTFEDTVRKMVRGLREYRIRGVHNNIPFLMNVLTHPTFTSGQATTTFIDNTPELFDFPKERNRDRGNKILQYIGDTTVNGFPGLQQKDKPHYRPAHIPDIEEVTVDRPSAKQVLDQAGVSGVQRYIHDTKEVLLTETTMRDAHQSLIATRMRTRDMLKAAEQMEAANPAIFSQEVWGGATFDTAYRFLTEDPWVRLEKLRQAMPNTLLQMLFRGSNAVGYTAYPDNVLRAFIKQAAETGIDVFRIFDSLNWSKQIERPLEFVKETGKIAEAAMCYTGDILDPNRSKYDLNYYINLAKELQTMGADIIAIKDMAGLLKPQAAYVLISELKDKIDVPIHLHTHDTSGNGIMMYSEAVRAGIDIVDVATSAFSSTTSQPSMTSFYYALEHNDRKPTINVKNAQAMNQYWSGVRTYYEDFASGLKTPETEIYRTEMPGGQYTNLQQQAASVGLGDRWEEVKVMYHDVNLLFGDIVKVTPSSKVVGDMALFMVQNDLSIEDFYEKGKTIDFPDSVIEFFQGKLGQPAGGFPADVREIILKGADYTEERPGDLLEPVDFDQVKAELSEKLGDEVDNKDVLGYLMYPKVFTDYREKIARYSDISNVDTPTFFNGMRQGETITVEIEKGKVLLIRLIEIGEADHSGQRIIYFDLNGQRREIAVQDAHYTNVVASRPKADTNNPNHIAATMPGSILKVEINEGDHVSAGQVVLVTEAMKMETTIKAPKAGKVRQVTVQAGEQVEIGDLLIELETE
- the typA gene encoding translational GTPase TypA, with amino-acid sequence MGNRNDIRNVAIIAHVDHGKTTLVNQLLEESDTLDERTQLADRAMDSNAIERERGITILAKNTAVNYKGTRINIMDTPGHADFGGEVERIMTMVDGVVLVVDAFEGTMPQTRFVLQKAFEAGKPAVVVVNKIDKPAARPLEVVDEVLDLFIELGADESQIEFPVVYASAVNGTSSLAPDPQKQEKTMDPLFDSILENIPAPEDNEDEPLQFQVCMLDYNDYVGRIGVGRVFRGTIRVGDTVTLNKLDGSQKNFRVTKLFGYLGLDRIEIDEAKAGDIIAVSGMEDIYVGETVTDTEVQETLPALHIDEPTLQMTFLTNDSPFAGREGDKVTARKIEERLKYELHTDVSLRVEDTDQPDQWVVSGRGELHLSILIENMRREGFELQVSRPKVIRKVIDGVECEPFEAVQIDTPEEYQGAVIQSLNERHGTMRNMENTGRGTARLEYLVPSRGMIGYSTEFVQMTHGYGILNHTFEQYQAVIKEEIGGRRNGALVSTETGKATTYGIMQVEDRGTIFVEPGTEVYEGMIVGENAREADIDVNIVRSKNLTNVRSATKDQTATIKAPRILNLEQSLEFMDDDEYCEVTPENVRLRKQILNKSERARYNKRKKKND
- a CDS encoding UPF0223 family protein; translated protein: MKAYSYPFPFECSSQEIADVIALWVALEAAYEDGIDRQEFLDKYKGFKKIIPSKMEEKQLAKEFAQASGYELYPTVKKAQQESSKTIKMP